One genomic window of Capsicum annuum cultivar UCD-10X-F1 unplaced genomic scaffold, UCD10Xv1.1 ctg53682, whole genome shotgun sequence includes the following:
- the LOC124893091 gene encoding phenylacetaldehyde reductase-like — MARKTVCVTGASGFIASWLVKLLLERGYTVKATVRDPSDAKKTDHLTSLDGAKERLHLFKANLLEEGAFDAVVDGCEGVFHTASPFYHGIKDPQAEMIDPALKGTLNVLGSVAKTSSVRRVVLTSSVAAVAFNGKPRTPEVVVDETWWSNPDFCRESQVLYLTFHFPFALQLFADFDRFYLSTNFFALPL, encoded by the exons ATGGCACGGAAAACAGTGTGTGTAACAGGTGCATCAGGTTTCATAGCATCATGGCTTGTCAAGCTCTTGCTTGAGCGTGGTTACACTGTTAAGGCAACTGTTCGAGATCCCA GTGATGCAAAAAAGACGGATCATTTGACGTCCCTTGATGGAGCTAAGGAGAGACTCCATTTGTTCAAAGCGAACTTGCTTGAAGAAGGCGCCTTTGATGCTGTGGTTGATGGATGTGAAGGTGTATTTCATACAGCGTCTCCTTTTTACCATGGAATCAAAGATCCACAG GCTGAGATGATTGATCCTGCATTGAAGGGGACACTTAATGTTCTTGGATCAGTGGCTAAGACATCATCTGTTAGAAGAGTGGTTTTGACATCATCTGTAGCAGCAGTTGCTTTCAATGGCAAGCCAAGAACACCTGAAGTGGTAGTTGATGAGACATGGTGGTCAAATCCCGACTTTTGCAGAGAATCACAGGTGCTTTACTTGACCTTTCATTTTCCATTTGCATTACAATTGTTTGCTGACTTTGATCGCTTTTACTTGTCTACAAATTTCTTTGCACTTCCCCTGTGA